The Pseudoalteromonas tunicata genome segment AAGCCAATTGTATTGCTTGAAGGTTTTTTTGAACCACAAGATTTACCGATTTTATTGGCTAATAACTTTCAGACTATCATTCATCACCAATCACAACTTGATGCGCTAATGAATTGCGATCTTGATGGCATGCTCACTACTTGGCTAAAAATTGATACTGGTATGCATCGTTTAGGAATAAGCCCTGAGCAGTTTTCAAAGGCGTATCAAACGTTAAGTCAGTGCGAGCATGTCAATCCTAATATTCGTTTAATGACCCATTTTGCGTGTGCAGATGATTTAAGCAATGGTAAAACTCAACAGCAACTCGCAGTGTTTTCTGAGTTAATAGCTGATAAAAAACAGCAAACATGTTTGGCTAATTCAGCGGCCATTATTGGTTGGCCTGATTCTCATGGTGATTGGGTGCGCCCAGGTTTAATGATGTACGGTGTGTCACCAATGCTCAATAAAGTCGGGGCTGATCATGGTCTTGCACCAGTAATGCGCTTAAAAACCCGTTTGATTTCTCTACGTGTGGTAAAAAAAGGCGAAGCGGTTGGCTATGGTTCTACCTGGACATGTCCAATCGATACTATTATCG includes the following:
- the alr gene encoding alanine racemase; translated protein: MRLATAEISLAALDHNFKRVKEFAPASQIMAVLKANAYGHGLVAIAKRLSSADAFAVARIDEALALRAGGLVKPIVLLEGFFEPQDLPILLANNFQTIIHHQSQLDALMNCDLDGMLTTWLKIDTGMHRLGISPEQFSKAYQTLSQCEHVNPNIRLMTHFACADDLSNGKTQQQLAVFSELIADKKQQTCLANSAAIIGWPDSHGDWVRPGLMMYGVSPMLNKVGADHGLAPVMRLKTRLISLRVVKKGEAVGYGSTWTCPIDTIIGVVAMGYGDGYPRHAPSGTPVMVNGKQVPLVGRVSMDMITVDLGLETDAKIGDQVILWGPELPVEVVAQCADTIPYELLCNITPRVDYHYIE